The Rhododendron vialii isolate Sample 1 chromosome 6a, ASM3025357v1 genome includes a window with the following:
- the LOC131331412 gene encoding protein DETOXIFICATION 27-like, translating to MVSVNRNDEEELNQPLVDSTSTSPSNSVAQGQTDQAKEEDYRGKLDLKSKVWIESKKLWHIVGPSIFSRIATYTMSIITIAFAGHLGDLELASLSIANNVIIGFNFGLLLGMASALETLRGQAFGAKRYHMLGIYMQRSWIVLFLCCFLLLPLYVFATPLLKLLGQTDDVAEQAGLVTLWMIPLHFNFAFLFPVQRFLQSQLRTAVLAWVSLVVLVIHVGISWVFIYWLEFGVVGAAVTLDVSWWLTFFGLFGYTLLGGCPDTWSGFSMEAFSGLWEFVKLSVASGVMLCLENWYYRILIMITGNLKDATLAVDALSICMSINGWEMMIPLAFFAETGVRVANELGAGNGKAARFASIVSVVQSTIIGLFFCALIMMLHHQIALIFTSSTDVLDAVDSLSLLLAITILLNSVQPVLSGVAVGSGWQSKVAYLNLGCYYLVGVPLGVVLGWVFDLGVEGIWGGMIFGGTAVQTVILAIIVMMCNWEKEAEKTTMHVQKWSTPPNTDSES from the exons ATGGTGTCGGTGAATAGGAACGATGAAGAAGAACTCAACCAGCCCTTGGTTGACAGTACTTCTACTTCACCTTCAAACAGCGTGGCGCAAGGCCAAACTGATCAAGCGAAAGAAGAAGATTACAGGGGGAAATTAGACCTCAAGTCAAAGGTGTGGATTGAATCAAAGAAGCTATGGCATATAGTTGGCCCCTCCATCTTCAGCCGCATCGCCACTTACACGATGAGCATCATCACCATAGCCTTCGCCGGCCACCTCGGAGACCTCGAACTCGCTTCCCTCTCCATTGCTAACAATGTCATCATCGGCTTCAATTTCGGCCTCCTG TTGGGGATGGCGAGTGCATTAGAGACCTTACGTGGGCAAGCCTTCGGAGCCAAGAGGTACCACATGTTAGGCATATACATGCAAAGGTCGTGGATTGTGCTCTTCCTGTGCTGCTTCTTGCTACTGCCCCTCTACGTATTCGCAACCCCGTTGTTAAAGCTCCTGGGACAAACCGACGACGTGGCGGAGCAAGCCGGGTTGGTGACCTTGTGGATGATTCCGCTCCACTTCAACTTCGCCTTCTTGTTTCCGGTGCAGAGGTTTCTTCAGAGCCAGCTTAGGACGGCGGTGCTGGCGTGGGTTTCGTTAGTGGTTTTGGTGATACACGTGGGGATTAGCTGGGTTTTCATATACTGGTTGGAGTTTGGGGTGGTGGGCGCCGCCGTGACCTTGGATGTGTCGTGGTGGTTGACGTTTTTTGGGCTGTTCGGATATACTCTTTTGGGTGGATGCCCAGATACTTGGTCTGGTTTCTCCATGGAAGCCTTCTCCGGACTTTGGGAGTTCGTCAAGCTCTCTGTTGCCTCTGGTGTCATGCTCTG TTTGGAGAACTGGTACTACAGAATATTGATAATGATTACCGGGAATTTGAAAGATGCTACTCTTGCTGTGGATGCATTGTCTATATG TATGAGCATCAATGGGTGGGAAATGATGATTCCTTTAGCTTTCTTCGCCGAAACAGG AGTAAGGGTTGCAAATGAGCTAGGTGCGGGGAACGGAAAAGCAGCTAGATTTGCATCAATAGTATCCGTGGTACAATCCACCATTATCGGCTTATTCTTTTGCGCACTGATAATGATGTTACATCACCAGATAGCATTGATCTTCACATCTAGCACAGATGTCCTCGACGCAGTGGATAGTCTTTCTTTACTCTTGGCCATCACCATTCTTCTTAACAGCGTCCAACCAGTCCTTTCTG gggTGGCTGTTGGATCTGGATGGCAATCGAAGGTTGCATACCTAAATTTGGGATGCTACTACCTTGTTGGGGTTCCTCTTGGAGTAGTTTTGGGTTGGGTATTTGACTTGGGAGTTGAG GGCATTTGGGGAGGGATGATATTCGGGGGAACAGCTGTACAAACAGTAATATTGGCGATCATTGTTATGATGTGCAATTGGGAAAAGGAG GCTGAGAAAACTACTATGCATGTACAAAAGTGGTCAACTCCTCCCAATACGGATAGTGAATCATAG